The following coding sequences are from one Microcebus murinus isolate Inina chromosome 31, M.murinus_Inina_mat1.0, whole genome shotgun sequence window:
- the LOC142865721 gene encoding malignant T-cell-amplified sequence 1-like, with product MFKKFDEKENVSNCIQLKTSVIKGIKNQLIEQFPGIEPWLHHIMPKKDPVKIVRCHQHIEILTVNGELLFFRQLQGPFYPTLRLLHKYPFILPHQQVDKGAIKFALSGANIMCPGLTSPGAKLDPAAVDTIVATMAEGTQHALCVGVMKMSAEDIEKITKGIGIENIHYLNDGLWHMKTYE from the coding sequence gaaaaagaaaatgtgtccaACTGCATCCAGTTGAAAACTTCAGTTATTAAGGGTATTAAGAACCAATTAATAGAGCAATTTCCAGGTATTGAACCATGGCTTCATCACATCATGCCTAAGAAAGATCCTGTAAAAATAGTCCGATGCCATCAACATATAGAAATCCTTACAGTAAATGGAGAATTACTATTTTTTAGACAATTACAGGGGCCTTTTTACCCAACCCTAAGGTTACTTCACAAATATCCTTTTATCCTGCCACACCAGCAGGTTGATAAAGGAGCCATCAAATTTGCACTCAGTGGAGCAAATATCATGTGCCCAGGCTTAACTTCTCCTGGAGCTAAGCTTGACCCTGCTGCAGTAGACACCATTGTGGCTACCATGGCAGAAGGAACACAGCATGCTCTATGTGTTGGAGTCATGAAGATGTCTGCAGAAGATATTGAGAAAATCACCAAAGGAATTGGCATTGAAAATATCCATTATTTAAATGATGGGCTGTGGCATATGAAGACATACGAATGA